The genomic window AGAATCGCCGATAACGGTCGTCGTATCGACGGCGATAATGCCCTTCATTCCCGGAGGATAGGACTTTGCAAGTTCTGCCAGAACTGCGCGGCAGCGCTTGTCGACGTCAAGAGCGTTGGCGTTGGAGAGTTGCTGAATACCGATACCAACGGCATCTCCGCCGACGACTCCACCACCCTGAAACCTGAGGGCGGTGTCATAGTTCTCTGCACCAATCTCAGCGCGACCTACGTCCTTAAGCAGGACAATTCCACTGCCCGTGGAGCTGTTTTTAATGACGATGTTTTCAAACTGCCTTGGATCGGAGAGGCGGCCACTGACGCGAACCGCCATCTGGAAGTTCTGCTTCGGATCGGAGGGCTGCTGGCCAAGTTGGCCTGCCGGGATCTCTACGTTCTGCTCGGCGAGCGCATTGGTAACGTCAAGTGCGGTGAGCCCACGCGCGGCGAGACGGCTCGGGTCGAGCCAGATGCGCATGGCGTATTTGCGCTCGCCGAAGATGACGACCGCGCCCACTCCGGGAACGCGCTTGAGCGCGTCGCTGACGTAGACATCGAGGTAATTCGAGATGAAGGCCGGTGAGAGCGAGTGATCAGGAGAGACGAAACCTGCGGCAAGGACGAAGTTCGAATTGGCCTTGGTGATGGTGATGCCGGTGTTGTTGACGACGGCAGGCAGACGTCCCTGCACGGAAGCGACGCGGTTCTGGACGTCGACGGCAGCAATGTTGAGGTCGTAACCGGTATTGAAGGTGACGGTAATAGAAGAGGTACCGTCGTTGGAGCTCGTCGAGCTCATGTAACGCATGCCTTCGACGCCGTTGATGGACTGCTCGAGGATGGTCGTGACCGCTGATTCAACGTCCTTCGAGCTTGCACCGATGTAGTTGGCGCTGACGATGACCTGAGGCGGTGCAAGCTCCGGATAAAGGGAGATCGGCAGAGTCGGAATGCAGACGGCGCCACCGAGGACGATGAGCAGCGCGCAGACCGTGGCGAAGATTGGGCGACGAATGAAAAAATCTACCAAGGTGGACCTCTAGCCAGCGGGCTTAGCCCTGGCGGTAAACGAAAGAAGGTGCGGAGCTGGCGTGCAGCTCCGCAGACGTGGCTACGCGGTGCTGCCTAACCCAAAGGCTTGACGGGAGCACCTTCCTGCAAGAACTGCAGACCGGAGAGGATCACTTTGTCGCCAGGCTTGAGGCCGGAGATCACTGGATAGGTATTGTCTACGGTCTCACCAACAGTAACCGGGATCTGATGCGCGATATAGCCATCGCCCTTCGGCTCGGCGATGAAGACGAAAGTCTGACCGCCGACCAGAGAGACCGCGAGAACCGGAATTACAGGCGCTGGAGTGGTATTCCATGTGATGCGCGCCTTGACCAGTTGCTGATTGCGGAGACGCTGCGCTGTGCGTGGAATCTCAGCCTTAACGAGGATGCTTTGCAGCCCGTTATCAACCTGCGGCGAGAGGAAACTAACTTTGGACTTTACGATCGTATTTCCGTCATTGTCGAGGATATCGACCGGAAGGCCAAGCTTCACCTGGGATGACCGCTCAGTAGGAATATAGATATAAGCTTCAAGATCTGCGTTCTCATCCACGGTGGTGAGCATCGTGGTCGCTGAAACATAGTCGCCAAGATGTACGGGAATATCGCCGACGATGCCGGCGAACGGTGCGCGAATCTGGTAATAAGCCAACTGCTGCTTCGCCGTATCGGTCTGCGCCGTGGAGGAGTCAAAATCTCCCTTGGAGTTTTGATAGGCCTGCACTGCCTGGTCGTAAGCCTGCTTGGAGGTGACACCCGCCTCATAGAGCTTGCGCTGGCGCTCCACGTCGGCCTGGTTGTACTGGTAGACAGCCTTCTTCTGTGCCTCGGTTCCCTGCTGCTGCTGCACGGTAGCGACCTGCTTGAGCGGGTCGATCTGCATCAGGAGCTGTCCCGCCTTGACGGCATCGCCCGACTTCACAAAGATGCGGGTAAGGTTGCCATCGACCTGAGGCTGCATCGTGGCCGAGCGGCGGCTCTTGATGGTGGCCACATAAGTGTCGCCGTTAGCAACCGGCGAAAGGGTCACCGGAGACACCTTGACGGGCATCGCCTGGGGTGCCGCAGCAACCGGCGGCGGAGCAGACTTGCAACCTGCGAAGAGGCACACGGTCGCGCAGACGGCGAGCGGCAGAATGCGGCGGGGATTCAGAGTCAAGGACACAGTATTTCTCCTTCAGATTCAAAAACGTCAATTGCAACGGCCTGCCCTGGTGACACCTGCGCCGAACGAACGCAGATAGAGTAAGTGTCTGATTCCGCAAGAGCACTAGAGTTTCAATTTTAGATGATGCCGTCCTCTGGGAAGGTTCTCAATATTTAAGGATTCTTGGAAGAGCAGCAACTCAGTTCTGGGTTCGCACCTGTTTTTTGACACAAACTATCTATATTGATAGCGTTGAAAGCGATGAGGGCCTGTAGCGCGGGCTGTCGTTCCTCAGCGTCCCTGTCGTCTAGCCCGGCCCAGGACACCGCCCATTCATGGCGAAGACACAAGTTCGAATCTTGTCGGGGACGCCAAATCAGCTCAATACTTACTGAATGGATTATTTCCTGATTGAATCAGCGGAACTTTGCACCAAACGATGCCGCTTTTTGGGCGTTGCCTTCTTTGCTTCGGCCTTCGAACGCCCTTATCCAGCAAATCGCCCGCGTCAGACAAGAATACAGCCAAAATTGGCGATACCGGGCAATGGCTTCTAAATTTTGTGCCCCGCATAGTAATCCCCAATCGCGCCGCAATCAAGAATGACCGTTCGAACGGCCAGCGCACTCTCCTCAAAGATTTGAGCGTAGGACAAGCGAAGGGCTTGTACTATGGCTACGTCAGACACAAGGACGATCGGCAATGGCGTTTTTCAGATCAAAAAAGGATGGCGACGCTCTTAAGCGCTATGAGCATGTCGAAGAAACCCGCATCTTCGGGCTGCTTAACTTTGTCGTTTTACTTTCCATTGCCGCTGTTGCTTATACCGACTGGGTCGTCGTCGCCAATATTTCGCTGGGTTATCTCTACATCCTCTCCCTCGCACTGAGCGCTCTGGTCAATCCCCTGTTGCTCACCGTCTCGCTCGCTGGTGTGTGTACCTTTCTACAGGACATCTTCGGCCCTCCCAGCGATACGCTTTCCCTGCGGGCCGTCCATGACGCAATCATGCTCGGCGTCTTTCTCATCACTGGCTATCTGGTCTGGCTCATCGCACGTCAACGCAGTCGTTTGATCGACGAAGTGCGCCAGCAGCGTGATGAATATGAGAGCGATCTTGTACTCGCCGCCCAGGTTCAACAACAAGTGCTACCCCCGCCGCTCACCCTTTCGTGCCTCGAACTCGCCGGTACCATGCATGCCGCGAGGCTGCTGGGCGGCGATTACTACGACTTCTTTCAGATCTCCGACGATATTGTCGATGTCGTTATCGCCGACGTCTCCGGCAAAGGCGCGGCGGCGGCATTACTGATGCCATCGCTTTCCGTGGCCCTTCGCCTTCGCGCTCGTGAGCTGAGCGGGCCTGCCGCAATCATGAAGGACCTTGACGGAGTTCTCAAGCAGGTTACGCGGCCTGCAAGCTTTGTCACCATGTTCTACGCCCGTTTCCATCTGGCCGCAAAGACGCTTGAATACGCTAACGGCGGTCACAACCCACCCATTTTGCTCCGCCCAAGTGGTAAAACCTTCCTTCTCGAAGCGTCGGGGCCTATCCTCGGAATCCTCGACAACGCGGAGTACTCGAACGTCACGATCAACCTCGAATCGGGCGACATTCTGGCACTCTACACCGACGGCGTGACGGAGCAGGAGAACAAACAGGCCGAGCAGTTTTCGGTAGACCGCCTCGAACAAGTCCTCGGCGAGCACAATCACAGTTCGTCTACCGCAATTGTGGATGCCATCTGCGAGGCCGTGCCCGCCTTCGCAGGAACGGTGGAACAGTCGGACGACTTTACCGTGGTCGTTGCGAAGGTCTCCTGAGCTTTTTCTTCCGTTCATTTCATTCAGAGGCTTATTGGGCCGTCGCAGCGTCTAATTGAGCTATGGACAAAAAGCAACTAGGCAACTCCGATCTGCACCTCTCGCCCATCGGTTTCGGTGCATGGGCCATCGGCGGCGGCGATTGGGCCTTTTCATGGGGTCCGCAGGACGATAATGACTCCATCGCCGCCATTCACAAGGCAATCGACCACGGCATCAACTGGATCGATACCGCCGCAGTATATGGCCTCGGGCACTCCGAAGAGGTCGTCGGCAAAGCCATCAAGTCCGCCTCGCGAAAGCCCTATGTCTTCACCAAATGTGCGATGGTTTGGGATGAAAAGCGCGAGATCACCAACAGCCTCAAACAAATCCGCCGCGAAGTCGAAGACAGTCTTCGCCGTCTTCAGGTCGAAGTGATCGACCTATACCAGATCCACTGGCCCAAACCTGATGAAGATCTCGAAGAAGGCTGGACCGTAATGGCCGACCTGCAACGCGAGGGCAAGGTTCGCTGGATCGGCGTCTCTAACTTCAGCGTCTCGCAGATGGAGCGCGCTGCTAAGATTGCGCCCATCACCTCGAACCAGCCGCCTTATTCCATGATCAACCGCAGCGTCGAAGCCGAGATTCTGCCCTTCTGTCAGAAGAATAATATCGGTGTCATCAACTATGCTCCCATGCACTCCGGCCTTCTTACAGGGGCGATGAGCAAAGAGCGCGTTGCCGCATTTCCAGCCGATGACTTCCGCCGCAACGCAAAGAACTACCAGGAGCCTCAACTCTCCCGAAATCTCGCCATAGCTGACTTTCTCAAGTCGATTGCCAGTCGCCATGGTGTCTCGGCCGGTGTGATCGCCATTGCCTGGACGCTGCACCATCCCGCTATCACTGCGGCCATCGTCGGCGGTCGCAACGCGAAACAAGTCGAAGGGGTTGCCCCTGCCATCAACTTCCGGCTTACAGAAGCGGAGTTTAGCGAGATCAATACCTTCCTGGATGCAAATTTATAGCTGATCGCCGACAACAGGTGAAGCCTATAAAAGCTGAAGGCTAAGAAAGCACGCGAGCCTCCGCCGTCAGTGCAGGAGGCTCGCGTTGCGAACTAGGTGCTGAACTCATTCACTGCCTGGAGCCGGTCAGGCGGTAACTGGCTGAATCACCCGCGACCCTCTCAACCCGTAATAGATGATGAAGAGGTAGCAGAGTACCGGCACGATAAACGCATGGTGTATGCCAATGTGATCGGCAAGAATTCCCTGCAGTTCAGGAATGATAGCGCCACCCACGATCGCCGTGACCAGAAGCCCGGAAGCTTCGCCCGTCAACGGCCCCATCTCTGCAATGCCTAGCGTAAAGATGCTCGGGAACATAATGGAGTTGAAAAAGCCCACCAGCAGGATGCTCCACACCGCTACATGACCGACGGTAAACATCGAAATCAGTACCAGCACCGTCGTCACGACAGCACACAAGGCCAACAGCTTCTCCGTCTTCACACTCTGTAGAATCGCGGAGCCGATAAAGCGGCCCATCATCGCTCCGCCCCAATAAAACGGGACAAGGTTAGCGGCTGCCAGTGCGGTCAAACCGGCGATGTCCGACTGGTTGAAGTAGTTAATCAGGAAGCTGCCAATCGAAACCTCGGCGCCCACATACACAAAGATCGCAACCGCGCCCAGCACCACATGCGGATAACGCCACATGCTATGTCCCTTTTCGCCCGCCTTGCTCGGCCGATAGTCCTGAGTAGCATCCAGCCGGGGAAACTTGTAGAACCAGATCGCCAG from Granulicella sp. L56 includes these protein-coding regions:
- a CDS encoding aldo/keto reductase encodes the protein MDKKQLGNSDLHLSPIGFGAWAIGGGDWAFSWGPQDDNDSIAAIHKAIDHGINWIDTAAVYGLGHSEEVVGKAIKSASRKPYVFTKCAMVWDEKREITNSLKQIRREVEDSLRRLQVEVIDLYQIHWPKPDEDLEEGWTVMADLQREGKVRWIGVSNFSVSQMERAAKIAPITSNQPPYSMINRSVEAEILPFCQKNNIGVINYAPMHSGLLTGAMSKERVAAFPADDFRRNAKNYQEPQLSRNLAIADFLKSIASRHGVSAGVIAIAWTLHHPAITAAIVGGRNAKQVEGVAPAINFRLTEAEFSEINTFLDANL
- a CDS encoding efflux RND transporter periplasmic adaptor subunit, whose amino-acid sequence is MSLTLNPRRILPLAVCATVCLFAGCKSAPPPVAAAPQAMPVKVSPVTLSPVANGDTYVATIKSRRSATMQPQVDGNLTRIFVKSGDAVKAGQLLMQIDPLKQVATVQQQQGTEAQKKAVYQYNQADVERQRKLYEAGVTSKQAYDQAVQAYQNSKGDFDSSTAQTDTAKQQLAYYQIRAPFAGIVGDIPVHLGDYVSATTMLTTVDENADLEAYIYIPTERSSQVKLGLPVDILDNDGNTIVKSKVSFLSPQVDNGLQSILVKAEIPRTAQRLRNQQLVKARITWNTTPAPVIPVLAVSLVGGQTFVFIAEPKGDGYIAHQIPVTVGETVDNTYPVISGLKPGDKVILSGLQFLQEGAPVKPLG
- a CDS encoding PP2C family protein-serine/threonine phosphatase, encoding MAFFRSKKDGDALKRYEHVEETRIFGLLNFVVLLSIAAVAYTDWVVVANISLGYLYILSLALSALVNPLLLTVSLAGVCTFLQDIFGPPSDTLSLRAVHDAIMLGVFLITGYLVWLIARQRSRLIDEVRQQRDEYESDLVLAAQVQQQVLPPPLTLSCLELAGTMHAARLLGGDYYDFFQISDDIVDVVIADVSGKGAAAALLMPSLSVALRLRARELSGPAAIMKDLDGVLKQVTRPASFVTMFYARFHLAAKTLEYANGGHNPPILLRPSGKTFLLEASGPILGILDNAEYSNVTINLESGDILALYTDGVTEQENKQAEQFSVDRLEQVLGEHNHSSSTAIVDAICEAVPAFAGTVEQSDDFTVVVAKVS